Within Gemmatimonadota bacterium, the genomic segment CGGGTTTCGGGCAAACACAACGACCTGGAAGAAGTGGGATTCAGCCCTAACCATCACACGTTTTTTGAGATGTTGGGCAACTGGTCTTTTGGCGACTACTTCAAAAAAGAAGCCATAGCATGGGCGTGGGAGTTGCTCACAGATGTGTGGCAGTTGCCAAAAGATCGCATGTGGGTAACGGTGTTTGGTGGCGACGAGGAGGATGGTCTGGAGGCTGATGTGGAGGCTGAAAAACTCTGGTCCCGCGTGACGGATTTGCCCGCCAATCGCGTGTTGCGTCTGGGTAAGAAAGATAATTTCTGGGAGATGGGAAATACTGGTCCTTGTGGCCCGTGTTCTGAGATACACTTTTATCTCGGCGATGATCCGGCAAAACAGGATGCCGTACCGGATGTAGATGCTGAGGATTATGTCGAGATCTGGAATCTGGTTTTTATTCAGTACAATCGCGGTGCCGATGGCATATTGCAGCCTTTGCCAGATCAGCATGTGGATACGGGGATGGGATTTGAGCGGATTTGTTCGATTTTACAGGGTGTACAAACCACGTACGATACGGATGTGTTTTTGCCAATTATTGGGGCGATCAGTGAGATTACCCGAAAGCCCTATAACAAAGACCATCAGGTACCCATACGCGTGATTGCCGATCATGTGCGTACACTCTCATTTGCAATCGCAGATGGGGTGCTGCCGTCCAATGAAGGGCGAGGCTATGTTTTGCGGCGGATTTTGCGCCGTGCTGCGCGGTTTGGACGCTCGCTGGGGATGCATGAGCCGTTTATTTTTCGACTGGTAGAGACAGTTGTCAGTGAAATGGGTGTTGTTTTTCCCGAGGTGGCAGAAAAACGCGATTATATTACACGGGTGATTCGGTCTGAGGAAGAGGGATTTGGCAAAACACTGGATCGCGGGCTGGAAATTTTCGACGCGATGCAGGCGAAAGGACGTATTTCCGGGGCAGATGCTTTCCAGTTATACGATACCTATGGCTTTCCCATTGACTTGACGCGGTTGATGGCAGCTGAAAAAGGTATCGAGGTGGATGAGGAGGGCTTTGAAGCGCGGATGGCGGAGCAGCAGGAGAGGTCTCGTTTGGCGGCTTCTTTTCATTTTCACGTAAATGAACCAACGGTTACACTTACCAAAAAGCATTCGGAATTTGTGGGATACGAAACACTCGCATCCGATTCGCACATTGTCGCCTGTCAACCCGCACAGGACGAGATGCTGGATCTCTATCTGGATATAACGCCGTTTTATGCCGAGTCTGGCGGGCAGGTTGGGGATAAGGGTGAAATTGCAGGAGAAGGTGTGTGCTTTGAAGTAGCGACTACATTTAAGGTGGGAGAAGCAATTGTGCATCGCGGTCGCCTGTGCAATGGGCAGACCGAAGGGTTGGTGGGGATGGATGTGAATGCGCGCGTCGATGCTGAAGCCCGTTTGAATACAGCGCGCAATCACACGGCCACGCATCTGATGCATCGCGCTTTGCGGCAGGTTTTGGGCGATCATGTACACCAGGCCGGTTCGCTGGTTGCCCCAGATAGGTTGCGCTTTGATTTTACGCATTTTGAAGGTGTAACACCCACACAATTAGACGATATTGTGGGCATTGTCAATGAC encodes:
- the alaS gene encoding alanine--tRNA ligase, whose translation is MKTAVQIREEFQAFFESKGHTRVQSAPLLPQDDPTLLFTNAGMNQFKDVFLGTGHRPYSRAVDTQKCLRVSGKHNDLEEVGFSPNHHTFFEMLGNWSFGDYFKKEAIAWAWELLTDVWQLPKDRMWVTVFGGDEEDGLEADVEAEKLWSRVTDLPANRVLRLGKKDNFWEMGNTGPCGPCSEIHFYLGDDPAKQDAVPDVDAEDYVEIWNLVFIQYNRGADGILQPLPDQHVDTGMGFERICSILQGVQTTYDTDVFLPIIGAISEITRKPYNKDHQVPIRVIADHVRTLSFAIADGVLPSNEGRGYVLRRILRRAARFGRSLGMHEPFIFRLVETVVSEMGVVFPEVAEKRDYITRVIRSEEEGFGKTLDRGLEIFDAMQAKGRISGADAFQLYDTYGFPIDLTRLMAAEKGIEVDEEGFEARMAEQQERSRLAASFHFHVNEPTVTLTKKHSEFVGYETLASDSHIVACQPAQDEMLDLYLDITPFYAESGGQVGDKGEIAGEGVCFEVATTFKVGEAIVHRGRLCNGQTEGLVGMDVNARVDAEARLNTARNHTATHLMHRALRQVLGDHVHQAGSLVAPDRLRFDFTHFEGVTPTQLDDIVGIVNDAVRRDWAVDISFDTLDRAVEMGAMMLFNEKYGDVVRMVQVGDFSLELCGGTHVQSTGQIGLFQLTQETGTAAGVRRIEAVTGPGAESLVREQKKILVDLSSQLSAPTSELSDKVANLIAHNRELERELQSLRREQAGSEMDMLVSSALNVNGVRVVAAEVSPPDMEGFRTMGDGLRDALGTEGVGVIGANLNGKASLLAVVTDDLIGQGVQAGNVVKAIAQIVGGGGGGRPHLAQAGGKFPEKIGEALARVPDIIRAQVGG